The following are from one region of the Anguilla rostrata isolate EN2019 chromosome 7, ASM1855537v3, whole genome shotgun sequence genome:
- the hyal4 gene encoding LOW QUALITY PROTEIN: hyaluronidase-4 (The sequence of the model RefSeq protein was modified relative to this genomic sequence to represent the inferred CDS: inserted 2 bases in 1 codon; deleted 1 base in 1 codon) produces the protein MPRAAVGARLHHATPVGCALTCSWLLLLVHAVLTQKPAKLPLIGRKPFIAAWNAPLDMCASKYNISANLNLFHINGSPRAMRTGQNVTIFYANRLGHYPHYTDQGKAVNGGLPQNCSLTAHLRKARQDICHYIPAEDFRGLAVIDWEYWRPQWGRNWHKKDIYRQKSRELVSRAYVNITDEQLEELARRGFERSAMAFMQSTLQLCTSTRPHGLWGFYLYPDCHNYNLHQRNYTGSCPLLESLRNDELLWLWNSSTALFPSVAIRKSHSHTHFSRVLSLRSSLTLTXDLPTFVYTRLGYDSQPPLCGKHCCNIILQKDLIHTIGESAALGAAGFVIWGDLNLTSSRHNCSRVKLFLASRLGQYITNVTRAAEVCSDFLCQSNGRCVRRDPRAPHYLHLSANSYHIEPSGDGEFAVTGWHSQRELQLLANRFRCHCYQGYGGERCDSLEPPEETENAALRTANSAAFVVMLLILNFII, from the exons ATGCCCAGGGCGGCAGTGGGTGCCCGACTCCACCACGCCACACCCGTCGGCTGCGCTCTGACCTGCTCCTGGCTTCTCCTCCTCGTCCATGCCGTGCTGACCCAGAAGCCCGCCAAGCTGCCCCTGATTGGCCGAAAGCCCTTCATTGCCGCCTGGAACGCGCCGCTGGACATGTGCGCCAGCAAGTACAACATCAGCGCCAACCTCAACCTCTTCCACATCAACGGCAGCCCGCGCGCCATGAGGACGGGCCAGAACGTCACCATCTTCTACGCAAACCGGCTGGGCCACTACCCGCACTACACCGACCAGGGCAAGGCCGTCAACGGGGGCCTCCCGCAGAACTGCAGCCTGACCGCCCACCTGCGCAAGGCCCGCCAGGACATCTGCCACTACATCCCCGCCGAGGACTTCCGCGGCCTGGCCGTCATCGACTGGGAGTACTGGCGGCCGCAGTGGGGCCGCAACTGGCACAAGAAGGACATCTACCGGCAGAAGTCGCGCGAGCTCGTCTCGCGGGCCTACGTCAACATCACGGacgagcagctggaggagctggcccGGCGCGGGTTCGAGAGGAGCGCCATGGCCTTCATGCAGAGCACGCTGCAGCTGTGCACCAGCACCCGGCCCCACGGCCTCTGGGGCTTCTACCTCTACCCCGACTGCCACAACTACAACCTGCACCAGCGCAACTACACGGGCTCCTGCCCCCTGCTAGAGAGCCTGCGCAACGACGAGCTGCTCTGGCTGTGGAACAGCAGCACGGCGCTCTTCCCCTCCGTCGCCATCAGGAAGTCc cacagccacacccacttctCCCGGGTGCTGAGTCTGAGATCCTCGCTCACCCTGAC CGACCTGCCCACCTTCGTCTACACGCGCCTGGGCTACGACAGCCAGCCTCCC CTCTGTGGAAAACATTGTTGTAACATTATTTTGCAGAAGGATCTGATCCACACTATTGGGGAGAGCGCTGCTTTGGGTGCTGCTGGCTTTGTGATATGGGGGGACCTCAACCTCACATCCTCCAGA CACAACTGCTCCAGGGTGAAGCTGTTTCTGGCGAGCCGACTGGGTCAGTACATCACCAACGTGACGCGCGCCGCCGAGGTGTGCAGCGACTTCCTGTGCCAGAGCAACGGAAGGTGCGTGCGCCGGGATCCGCGCGCACCACACTACCTGCACCTCAGCGCCAACAGCTACCACATCGAGCCCTCGGGAGACGGCGAGTTCGCCGTCACCGGCTGGCACTCGCAGCGcgagctgcagctgctggccAACAGATTCCGCTGCCACTGTTACCAAGGCTACGGCGGCGAGCGCTGCGACAGCCTCGAGCCCCCGGAGGAGACAGAGAACGCCGCCCTCAGGACTGCAAACTCTGCGGCGTTTGTTGTTATGCTCCTAATCTTGAACTTCATAATATGA
- the LOC135258994 gene encoding hyaluronidase-5-like — translation MLCINGLSLRECLVFLVLINLCGSLPKTAPPLKPNFPFAFMWNAPTELCESRFGISLDLTYIQLVSSTLKTATNQSITIFYTDRFGIFPYVDEDTGEAYSEGLPQLINFKEHREIAEDNITFYIPPDQPGLAILDFEEWRPQWARNWGTKDIYREISVETVMQKYLFLSYDEAEDIAKRVFEAAAKKYFLKSVNLGKTLRPKRLWGYYLYPDCYNYDYNQDMNGYTGQCPEIEQERNDELLWLWKESTALYPSIYLELILKDTRQAAQYVRHRMQESMRVSMLPNKNYSIPIYAYIRIVYKDSDEDYLSKADLVSTIGEAAALGAAGVVCWGDMNVTETEDSCSAVQRYLEKTLNPYILNVTTAARLCSTALCNNNGRCVRKKWGRRDYLHLDPSRYRIKWSITGELSVKGHLSQEDIDWFEERFNCLCYTGDPCYSPVTLNEVSNNINGRGVPLYQETLPFLLTLACLFVLSWQV, via the exons atgttatgCATTAATGGACTGAGTTTAAGGGAATGCCTTGTTTTCCTGGTTCTGATCAACCTCTGTGGATCGCTGCCGAAGACTGCTCCACCTCTGAAGCCCAATTTTCCTTTTGCTTTCATGTGGAATGCTCCAACTGAGCTCTGTGAGAGCAGATTTGGGATCAGTCTGGACCTGACATACATTCAGCTTGTGAGCAGCACCTTGAAGACAGCAACCAACCAAAGCATCACCATTTTCTACACAGATAGATTTGGCATATTCCCCTACGTGGATGAAGACACCGGAGAGGCATACAGCGAGGGACTCCCTCAGCTCATAAATTTCAAAGAGCATCGTGAAATAGCTGAAGATAACATAACCTTTTATATCCCTCCTGACCAACCTGGTCTTGCTATCCTGGATTTTGAGGAGTGGAGACCACAGTGGGCACGAAACTGGGGCACCAAGGACATCTACCGGGAGATATCAGTTGAAACTGTCATGCAGAAgtatctcttcctctcttacgATGAGGCAGAAGATATTGCCAAAAGAGTGTTCGAAGCGGCGgccaaaaagtattttttgaaaTCCGTGAATCTGGGAAAAACACTTCGTCCAAAGCGGTTGTGGGGTTACTACCTATATCCAGACTGCTATAACTATGATTACAACCAGGACATGAATGGCTATACTGGTCAGTGCCCTGAGATTGAACAGGAGAGAAATGATGAGTTGCTCTGGCTTTGGAAGGAGTCCACAGCTCTGTACCCCTCCATATATCTGGAGCTTATACTGAAAGACACCCGTCAGGCAGCTCAGTACGTCCGTCATCGTATGCAGGAGTCAATGAGAGTCTCTATGCTGCCAAATAAGAACTACTCTATACCCATCTATGCCTACATTCGTATTGTGTACAAAGACAGTGATGAAGACTACTTGTCTAAG GCGGACCTGGTCAGTACTATCGGGGAGGCTGCTGCTTTAGGAGCTGCTGGCGTCGTGTGCTGGGGAGACATGAATGTCACGGAGACTGag GACTCCTGCTCCGCTGTTCAACGGTATTTGGAGAAAACGCTGAACCCTTACATCTTGAACGTCACTACGGCGGCGAGGCTGTGTAGTACCGCCCTGTGTAATAACAACGGGCGATGTGTAAGGAAGAAATGGGGCCGCAGAGATTACCTGCACCTGGACCCATCCAGGTACCGGATCAAGTGGTCAATAACCGGTGAACTCTCGGTGAAGGGACATCTGTCTCAGGAAGACATTGACTGGTTTGAGGAGAGGTTCAACTGCCTGTGCTACACCGGTGATCCTTGTTACTCACCTGTCACTTTGAACGAAGTGTCAAACAATATCAATGGTAGAGGTGTTCCCCTCTACCAGGAGACACTGCCCTTTCTGTTGACCTTAGCATGTCTGTTTGTCTTATCATGGCAAGTGTAG
- the spam1 gene encoding hyaluronidase PH-20, which produces MDQVIQTRRGSALLSPALTFYLLGALSHALPHPPTAPPLYEGLPFIVVWNIPTIACRKHAIPLDTSPFRAVTTPAKVPGQPLMLFYSNRLGLYPHVNAATKQKLYGGIPQRGNLTASLAKAQTDIAHYITSESDPGMAVIDWEDWRPLWERNWGSKRIYRILSIIHARQKHPFMSSSQTVAAAKRQFQDAARNYMAATLGLGVRQRPRYLWGFYLFPNCYNYGWAEPGYTGRCPAEAQSQNDELLWLWESSTALYPSVYLLSSLGGSGSAALYVRNRVQEAMRVALLPKRPFTAPVYVYTRPVFPDQNKSFLSTGDLVSTVGESAAVGASGSVLWGASADYNDKTSCEALSNYLTSTLNPYIANVTAAAKLCSRSLCQGNGRCVRKNYDSSDYLHLNPRTFTIIRYKMSYVAIGRLTVSDLSVFGKKFTCQCYAGRDCSPKLSTLLSRTPLVIHL; this is translated from the exons ATGGACCAGGTCATCCAGACGAGGAGAGGCAGTGCTCTGCTGTCGCCCGCCCTCACCTTCTACCTGCTGGGGGCCCTAAGCcacgccctgccccaccctccgACCGCTCCCCCTCTTTACGAAGGCCTGCCCTTCATCGTGGTGTGGAACATACCCACAATCGCTTGCCGAAAGCACGCCATTCCCCTGGACACCTCCCCGTTCCGGGCGGTGACCACGCCCGCCAAGGTGCCCGGGCAGCCCCTCATGCTGTTCTACTCGAACCGGCTGGGGCTGTACCCGCACGTGAACGCGGCCACCAAGCAGAAGCTCTACGGGGGCATCCCGCAGAGAGGCAACCTGACGGCCAGCCTGGCCAAGGCCCAGACCGACATCGCCCATTACATCACCTCCGAGTCCGACCCCGGGATGGCCGTCATCGACTGGGAGGACTGGCGCCCCCTGTGGGAGAGGAACTGGGGCTCCAAGAGGATCTACCGCATCCTGTCCATCATCCACGCCCGTCAGAAACACCCCTTCATGTCCTCGAGTCAGACCGTCGCCGCGGCGAAGAGGCAGTTCCAGGACGCCGCTCGGAACTACATGGCGGCGaccctggggctgggggtgaggCAGAGGCCCCGGTACCTGTGGGGCTTCTACCTGTTCCCCAACTGCTACAACTACGGGTGGGCGGAGCCCGGCTACACAGGGAGGTGCCCTGCGGAGGCGCAGAGCCAAAACGACgagctgctgtggctgtgggAGTCGAGCACCGCCCTCTACCCGTCCGTCTACCTGCTGTCCTCCCTGGGAGGGAGCGGCAGCGCTGCCCTGTACGTCCGTAACCGCGTCCAGGAGGCCATGAGAGTGGCCCTGTTACCCAAGAGGCCCTTCACCGCCCCTGTCTACGTCTACACCCGTCCGGTCTTCCCTGACCAGAACAAGAGCTTCCTCAGCACG GGGGACCTGGTCAGCACCGTCGGGGAGTCGGCGGCAGTGGGGGCCTCCGGCTCAGTGCTGTGGGGGGCCAGCGCAGACTACAACGACAAG ACTTCATGTGAAGCCCTGTCCAATTACCTAACATCCACCCTCAACCCATACATTGCCAACGTGACGGCGGCGGCCAAGCTGTGCAGTCGCTCGCTCTGCCAGGGCAACGGCCGATGCGTGCGGAAGAACTACGACTCCAGTGACTACCTGCACCTGAACCCTCGAACCTTCACCATCATCAGGTACAAGATGAGTTATGTGGCCATCGGCAGGCTCACCGTCTCTGACCTGAGCGTCTTCGGCAAAAAGTTCACCTGTCAGTGCTACGCTGGTCGGGACTGCTCCCCCAAACTATCCACCCTGCTTTCCAGGACCCCGCTAGTCATTCACTTGTAG